The following proteins are co-located in the Candidatus Deferrimicrobiaceae bacterium genome:
- a CDS encoding DUF1540 domain-containing protein, with protein sequence MTMKMPGIAGCAVSECSFNQRNQCHALAITVGGPEKCAACDTYFQAAKKGGVPDMTGGVGACKVEACLHNKGFECAASSINVGMHMGHADCTTFTAR encoded by the coding sequence ATGACCATGAAGATGCCTGGTATTGCGGGTTGTGCCGTCTCCGAATGCTCGTTCAACCAGAGGAATCAATGCCACGCACTCGCCATTACGGTCGGCGGTCCCGAGAAGTGCGCTGCGTGCGACACCTATTTCCAGGCGGCGAAAAAGGGCGGGGTGCCCGACATGACCGGGGGGGTGGGGGCATGCAAGGTCGAAGCATGCCTGCACAACAAGGGATTCGAATGCGCAGCGTCATCGATCAACGTAGGAATGCACATGGGCCACGCCGACTGCACGACGTTCACTGCCAGGTAA
- a CDS encoding ubiquinol-cytochrome c reductase iron-sulfur subunit encodes MDNEGRRRFLGICLGALATAGAAAAAWPVLRFLSPRAGAGSAAKVTIPEKELPEGEAKFFEFAGASAVLIRKRDGEVAAYSAVCTHLGCIVQWQKDRQEFLCPCHAGRFSSAGEVLGGPPPKPLVRLPFTVAGGNITVG; translated from the coding sequence ATGGATAACGAAGGACGGCGAAGATTTCTCGGGATCTGCCTCGGCGCCCTGGCAACGGCAGGCGCCGCGGCGGCCGCCTGGCCGGTCCTGCGCTTCCTGTCGCCCCGGGCCGGGGCTGGATCCGCCGCCAAGGTGACGATCCCGGAGAAGGAGCTGCCCGAAGGGGAGGCGAAGTTCTTCGAGTTCGCCGGCGCCTCCGCGGTGCTGATCCGGAAACGGGACGGGGAGGTCGCAGCCTACTCCGCGGTCTGTACCCACCTCGGATGCATCGTCCAGTGGCAGAAGGACCGGCAAGAGTTCCTCTGCCCGTGCCACGCCGGCCGCTTCTCCTCGGCCGGGGAAGTGCTCGGGGGACCGCCGCCGAAGCCGCTCGTGCGGCTTCCCTTCACGGTTGCCGGCGGCAACATCACGGTCGGGTAA
- a CDS encoding VTT domain-containing protein, protein MTDPAPFPPRATRVWLRLALLGLCFAGLGAVLYATGAYRYLLDRAAAKRFLDSLGPWSFAGFILLQVLQVVAAPIPGEMVGFLGGFLYGPLVGITLSSIGLTLGSWINFSIARAFGRPVVEKFVQRATLERFDFLLHQKGLFLAFMLFLLPGFPKDYLCYILGLGHMLPMEFILVAGAGRLLGTVMLTLGGSFLRRGHYAELGVLTAGALAIVLLLFFYRKEIDRRFHAWQKHRHP, encoded by the coding sequence ACCCGCGTCTGGCTTCGACTGGCTCTGCTGGGGCTGTGCTTCGCCGGTCTCGGGGCGGTCCTCTACGCGACCGGCGCTTACCGTTATCTCCTCGACCGGGCCGCGGCGAAGCGGTTCCTCGATTCGCTGGGCCCCTGGAGCTTCGCCGGCTTCATCCTGCTTCAGGTGCTGCAGGTCGTCGCCGCCCCGATCCCGGGGGAGATGGTCGGTTTCCTGGGCGGTTTCCTCTACGGCCCGCTGGTCGGAATCACGCTGTCCTCGATCGGCCTGACGCTGGGCTCCTGGATCAATTTCTCGATCGCGCGGGCGTTCGGGCGGCCGGTGGTCGAGAAGTTCGTCCAGCGCGCCACGCTCGAGCGCTTCGATTTCCTGCTGCACCAGAAGGGGCTCTTCCTGGCCTTCATGCTCTTCCTGCTGCCGGGATTCCCGAAGGACTACCTCTGCTACATCCTCGGGCTCGGGCACATGCTTCCGATGGAATTCATCCTGGTGGCGGGCGCGGGGCGGTTGTTGGGGACGGTGATGCTGACGTTGGGCGGGAGTTTCCTCAGGCGCGGGCATTATGCCGAACTTGGCGTGCTGACAGCCGGGGCGCTGGCGATCGTGCTGCTGCTGTTTTTCTATCGAAAGGAGATCGACCGCCGCTTTCATGCATGGCAGAAGCACCGGCATCCCTAG
- a CDS encoding cytochrome c, translated as MSADRPPLILALALALALLLPACEKIDRNMWESPAFGPQSPPVRTPPEGSVPTKGLVREPDMAEASAMKSPVAGSEAEVAKGKELYGIFCVPCHGESGRGDGLVGKKYRPAPENIGPGGVAGGMPDGTIYAVITRGTDAMPAFGVDIPPKDRWLVVTYVRRLGK; from the coding sequence GTGAGCGCAGACCGCCCGCCCCTCATCCTCGCGCTGGCACTGGCGCTCGCGCTCTTGCTTCCGGCCTGCGAGAAGATCGACCGCAACATGTGGGAAAGCCCGGCCTTCGGCCCCCAGTCGCCCCCGGTCCGCACCCCGCCGGAGGGCTCCGTCCCGACCAAGGGGCTGGTCCGCGAGCCGGATATGGCGGAGGCCTCCGCGATGAAAAGCCCAGTCGCGGGTAGCGAGGCCGAGGTCGCGAAGGGGAAGGAGCTTTACGGGATCTTCTGCGTCCCGTGCCACGGCGAATCGGGCCGGGGCGATGGCCTCGTCGGAAAGAAATACCGGCCGGCGCCCGAAAACATCGGGCCGGGCGGCGTCGCGGGCGGGATGCCCGACGGCACGATCTACGCGGTCATCACCCGCGGCACCGACGCGATGCCGGCGTTCGGCGTCGACATCCCCCCGAAAGATCGCTGGCTGGTCGTCACTTATGTCCGTAGACTCGGGAAGTAG
- the cyoE gene encoding heme o synthase, whose translation MTAGDTTAGRPCGESPETLGDCAKAGARIAEAGGLKSALLLAKPGIVAASALAGYAGMALAARGAPPAGTAVAGLGALVMAAVGAAAINGVLDAAPDRRMGRLARRSAALAHFGERGVFATACLIVAAALALALFRLDALTASLIAAGVLSYTVVYTLWLKRRSPFGAIPGGIPGALPVLIGYAAVAGTLRADALVLFAVMLLWQPPHFWTLALKCRDDYRAAGIPVLPVVFGGRYTRALIFLYATALIPASLGLWLLGAASGAFAVFAVIDGLMFLAACYVYSVRSSRHAAAFLASIFYLAFLLIALIADLCIA comes from the coding sequence ATGACGGCAGGCGACACGACGGCCGGACGCCCCTGCGGCGAATCGCCCGAAACGCTCGGGGACTGCGCGAAGGCGGGAGCCCGGATTGCTGAAGCGGGCGGCCTGAAATCGGCGCTGCTGCTCGCCAAGCCCGGGATCGTCGCCGCCTCGGCGCTGGCCGGCTACGCGGGGATGGCGCTGGCCGCCCGAGGGGCGCCTCCGGCTGGAACGGCGGTCGCGGGCCTGGGTGCGCTGGTGATGGCCGCGGTCGGCGCCGCCGCGATCAACGGCGTGCTCGACGCCGCACCCGACCGCCGGATGGGGCGGCTCGCGCGACGGTCGGCCGCCTTGGCGCATTTCGGAGAGCGGGGGGTGTTTGCCACGGCGTGCCTTATCGTCGCGGCCGCGCTCGCGTTGGCTCTGTTCCGCCTCGACGCGCTGACGGCGTCGCTGATCGCGGCCGGGGTGCTTTCCTACACGGTGGTCTACACGCTCTGGCTCAAGCGCCGTTCGCCGTTCGGCGCAATTCCCGGAGGCATCCCCGGCGCCCTGCCGGTGCTGATCGGATACGCCGCGGTCGCCGGGACGCTTCGGGCCGACGCGCTGGTGCTCTTCGCCGTGATGCTGCTGTGGCAGCCGCCCCATTTCTGGACGCTCGCCCTCAAGTGCCGGGACGACTACCGCGCTGCCGGTATCCCGGTGCTGCCCGTGGTTTTCGGGGGGCGCTACACCCGGGCGCTGATCTTCCTGTACGCGACGGCGCTGATCCCCGCCTCGCTCGGGTTGTGGCTGCTCGGGGCCGCCTCCGGGGCGTTTGCCGTCTTCGCCGTGATCGACGGCCTGATGTTCCTGGCCGCCTGCTACGTCTATTCCGTCCGCTCGTCGCGCCACGCCGCCGCGTTCCTGGCCTCCATCTTCTATCTGGCTTTCCTGCTGATCGCCCTCATTGCCGACCTCTGCATCGCCTGA
- a CDS encoding cytochrome bc complex cytochrome b subunit, whose product MSMLDRVIDWLDVRIGVRELAKEWGSGYLLPRNINFWYSMGSILLFIFLLQVVTGILLLIHYVPDSEKAFASVAVIMNDVPYGWLIRMIHAVGSNMMVAIALLHMFSVLFMGSYKAPREINWLSGFLLLNLILALCLTGYLLPWSQLSFWATTVATNSAGAIPYVGPTLVEFLRGGKLVGPPTLGRFFALHVALLPALVVVLVGIHFFFLERIGISTPPFGHQGKKTPWRGDAFRYDAHPGGIPFIPNYLLQDLTSIAIYLAVFLSVVFFDPYLFFPKEAFVPANPYLTPAHIKPEWYFLPNYQMLKIFSNEFVGIAAQGIAMTLLALLPFLDRGKERHPLKRPLFLACSIGGILLWLGLMIWGHFS is encoded by the coding sequence ATGTCCATGCTCGACCGGGTGATCGACTGGCTCGACGTCCGCATCGGCGTCCGCGAACTCGCGAAGGAATGGGGATCCGGCTATCTCCTCCCGCGCAACATCAACTTCTGGTACTCGATGGGCAGCATCCTGCTGTTCATCTTCCTCCTGCAGGTCGTGACGGGTATCCTCCTGCTGATCCACTATGTGCCCGATTCCGAAAAGGCGTTCGCCAGCGTGGCCGTCATCATGAACGACGTGCCCTACGGCTGGCTGATCCGGATGATCCACGCCGTCGGATCGAACATGATGGTGGCGATCGCCCTCCTCCACATGTTCTCGGTGTTGTTCATGGGCAGCTACAAGGCGCCGCGCGAGATCAACTGGCTCTCCGGCTTCCTCCTGCTGAACCTGATCCTGGCGCTCTGCCTCACCGGCTACCTGTTGCCCTGGAGCCAGCTCTCCTTCTGGGCCACGACGGTCGCCACCAACAGCGCCGGCGCCATCCCGTACGTCGGGCCGACGCTGGTCGAATTCCTGCGCGGCGGCAAGCTGGTCGGCCCCCCGACGCTGGGACGCTTCTTCGCCCTCCACGTGGCGCTGCTGCCCGCCCTGGTCGTCGTGCTTGTCGGCATCCACTTCTTCTTCCTCGAGCGGATCGGCATCTCGACGCCCCCGTTCGGGCACCAGGGCAAGAAGACCCCCTGGCGGGGCGACGCTTTCCGCTACGACGCGCATCCGGGCGGCATTCCGTTCATCCCGAATTACCTTCTGCAGGATCTCACCTCGATCGCGATCTACCTGGCGGTCTTCCTGTCCGTCGTCTTCTTCGATCCCTACCTCTTCTTCCCGAAGGAAGCGTTCGTCCCGGCCAATCCCTACCTGACGCCGGCGCACATCAAGCCCGAGTGGTACTTCCTGCCCAACTACCAGATGCTCAAGATCTTCTCGAACGAGTTCGTCGGCATCGCGGCTCAAGGGATTGCGATGACGCTGCTCGCGCTCCTCCCCTTCCTCGACCGCGGCAAGGAGCGGCACCCGCTGAAACGGCCGCTTTTTTTGGCCTGCTCCATCGGCGGGATCCTCCTGTGGCTCGGGCTGATGATCTGGGGGCACTTCTCATGA
- a CDS encoding molybdopterin-dependent oxidoreductase has translation MIDRRDFFRITGLTAFAALFGGCRDISRTIVPFVIPPESYALGESLWYATACRQCPAGCGIVVRISEGRAKKIEGNPNHPVNRGKLCARGQAALQALYHPERLRQPMRRTGARGSGAFTPVSWKEALGILMGELKTVHAEAPESLLMLSGPMRGHRNVVAARFMKAFGSPHRVAWDPFGQDALLAASESVFGIRDLPEFDLSGARYALSFGGDFLETGLSPVHFGRAYGEMRQGRETVRGKLVHFGSRFSMTAANADACFPVAPGTESEAALAIAHVLVRDKLVPAAASAALWREGLDRHTPESAAKKTGLAPSIFVATAHEFAGNRPGLAIAGTGPATMTNGAFNLSCVALLNALSGSVGGPGGVAFPDRRAALARFGADAALMAPPPESGHAAMRGAIDRMKKGAFRAALLCEPANPAFALPSSLGFEAALERVPFVAAMAPFLDETTAHADLVLPTSHFLEEWGDDFAPMGHAGNAITLMQPVISVYHDTRSMPDILLAAARELGGPVAAALPATSFRELLGKAYAGMDVLFERALQAGGYFDAEPSPPRPTPRAAKPSLPRAAMSAFAGDPARFPFVLRVYPSNALLDGRLANLPWLQELPDPVTTAVWRNWVEINPATAAKLGIAEGDGVAVSSPSGTVHAHAVLHPGLAPDVVAMPLGQGHRRFGKFANGRGENPFALLPDATDTATGGPAFQSTRVALSKAAVKGRLVRFGFPEGQWKPDQFIA, from the coding sequence ATGATCGACCGTCGCGACTTTTTCAGGATCACGGGACTCACGGCGTTCGCCGCCCTCTTCGGCGGATGCCGGGACATCTCGCGCACGATCGTCCCGTTCGTCATCCCACCCGAGAGCTACGCCCTCGGAGAATCGCTCTGGTACGCGACGGCCTGCCGCCAGTGCCCCGCCGGATGCGGCATCGTCGTCCGGATCTCCGAGGGGCGCGCCAAGAAGATCGAGGGAAACCCGAACCACCCCGTCAACCGCGGCAAATTGTGCGCCCGCGGCCAGGCGGCGCTGCAGGCGCTCTACCATCCCGAGCGGCTCCGGCAGCCCATGCGGCGAACCGGCGCGCGCGGCTCCGGCGCCTTCACCCCCGTGTCCTGGAAAGAGGCGCTCGGCATCCTGATGGGCGAGTTGAAGACGGTGCACGCCGAGGCGCCCGAATCGCTACTGATGCTCTCGGGGCCGATGCGGGGGCACCGCAACGTCGTCGCAGCCCGCTTCATGAAGGCGTTCGGCTCCCCGCACCGCGTCGCATGGGATCCGTTCGGACAGGATGCCCTGCTGGCCGCATCGGAATCGGTCTTCGGCATCCGCGACCTCCCCGAATTCGACCTGTCCGGCGCGCGCTACGCCCTTTCATTTGGCGGCGACTTCCTCGAAACGGGGCTTTCCCCGGTCCACTTCGGACGCGCCTACGGCGAGATGCGGCAGGGGCGCGAGACGGTCCGCGGCAAGCTGGTCCATTTCGGCTCCCGCTTCTCGATGACTGCCGCGAACGCCGACGCCTGCTTCCCGGTCGCCCCCGGCACTGAAAGCGAGGCCGCGCTGGCCATCGCCCACGTCCTGGTGCGCGACAAGCTCGTCCCCGCCGCCGCGTCTGCCGCGCTTTGGCGGGAAGGGCTCGATCGCCACACCCCCGAGAGCGCCGCGAAGAAGACCGGCCTTGCCCCTTCCATCTTCGTGGCGACGGCGCACGAGTTCGCAGGGAACCGCCCCGGCCTCGCCATCGCAGGCACGGGGCCGGCCACCATGACGAACGGCGCCTTCAACCTGTCGTGCGTCGCGCTCCTCAACGCGCTCTCCGGGAGCGTGGGCGGCCCCGGGGGCGTCGCTTTCCCGGACCGACGTGCCGCCCTGGCCCGCTTCGGCGCGGACGCCGCCTTGATGGCGCCGCCGCCCGAGTCGGGTCATGCGGCGATGCGCGGGGCGATCGACCGGATGAAGAAGGGCGCTTTCCGTGCCGCGCTGCTGTGCGAGCCGGCCAACCCCGCATTTGCGCTTCCTTCGTCTCTCGGGTTCGAGGCCGCGCTAGAACGGGTCCCCTTCGTGGCGGCCATGGCGCCGTTCCTCGACGAGACCACCGCGCATGCCGACCTCGTCCTTCCCACTTCCCACTTCCTCGAGGAATGGGGTGACGACTTCGCGCCCATGGGACACGCAGGCAACGCGATCACCCTCATGCAGCCGGTCATTTCCGTCTACCACGACACCCGCTCGATGCCCGACATCCTCCTCGCCGCGGCGCGGGAGCTGGGTGGCCCGGTCGCCGCGGCGCTGCCGGCGACCAGCTTCCGGGAGCTTTTGGGGAAGGCGTATGCGGGCATGGATGTTCTCTTCGAACGCGCACTCCAGGCGGGCGGCTACTTCGACGCAGAACCGTCGCCGCCGCGGCCCACGCCACGGGCAGCGAAGCCGTCGCTTCCCCGCGCGGCCATGTCCGCCTTCGCGGGCGATCCCGCGCGCTTCCCCTTCGTGCTGCGCGTCTACCCGTCCAACGCGCTGCTCGACGGACGGTTGGCCAACCTGCCGTGGCTTCAGGAACTGCCCGACCCGGTCACCACGGCGGTCTGGCGGAACTGGGTCGAGATCAACCCCGCGACGGCCGCAAAGCTGGGGATCGCCGAGGGGGACGGCGTCGCCGTCTCCTCGCCGTCCGGTACGGTCCATGCCCACGCGGTGCTCCACCCGGGGCTGGCGCCCGACGTCGTCGCGATGCCGCTCGGCCAGGGTCACCGGCGGTTCGGGAAGTTTGCCAACGGCCGGGGCGAGAACCCGTTCGCGCTTTTGCCCGACGCAACCGATACGGCCACGGGCGGGCCCGCCTTCCAGTCGACGCGCGTCGCCCTTTCGAAGGCCGCCGTCAAGGGACGGCTGGTCCGTTTCGGCTTCCCCGAGGGGCAGTGGAAGCCCGACCAATTCATCGCATGA
- a CDS encoding COX15/CtaA family protein: MIGRVAVGLFFLLLIWGNLVAGMEAGLGCPDWPLCHGRVIPPGHLDTWMEFGHRLIAIAATLSLVLLARIRFRSYAGRARAVPVGALALIAVEIVLGGVVVLLELPADFTTIHFAIGLSVFLLVCYMAAFDGVARVPRLSVRGLAGLFFGIGALLFIQLVLGAFVRHSDSGLACTDFPTCAGSWLPAISSGKPFIQFVHRLAGYLVFLTTAVLCIMTRVDDRLDPYREDALALLAVCLLQIAIGVAVVLSHLVPAIAAVHLAVALGMIVLVGKMWARAAAAEGAP, from the coding sequence ATGATCGGACGCGTTGCGGTCGGATTGTTTTTTCTGCTCCTGATCTGGGGCAATCTCGTGGCGGGGATGGAGGCGGGGCTCGGCTGTCCCGACTGGCCGCTCTGCCACGGCCGGGTGATTCCCCCGGGGCACCTCGATACCTGGATGGAGTTCGGGCACCGCCTGATCGCCATCGCCGCGACGCTCTCGCTGGTGCTGCTCGCGAGGATCCGTTTCCGGAGCTATGCCGGGAGGGCGCGTGCCGTGCCCGTGGGCGCGCTCGCGCTTATCGCCGTCGAAATCGTGCTCGGCGGCGTCGTGGTGTTGCTCGAGCTGCCGGCCGATTTCACCACGATCCATTTCGCGATCGGGCTGTCGGTCTTCCTGCTCGTCTGCTACATGGCCGCCTTCGACGGGGTCGCACGGGTGCCGCGCCTGTCGGTCCGCGGCCTTGCGGGCCTGTTCTTCGGCATCGGCGCGCTCCTGTTTATCCAGCTCGTGCTCGGGGCGTTCGTGCGCCACTCCGACTCGGGGCTCGCATGCACCGATTTTCCCACCTGCGCCGGAAGCTGGCTGCCGGCCATTTCCAGCGGGAAGCCGTTCATCCAGTTCGTCCACCGGCTGGCCGGCTACCTGGTGTTCCTGACGACGGCCGTCCTGTGCATCATGACGCGCGTCGACGACCGGCTCGACCCGTACCGGGAGGACGCCCTCGCGCTGCTGGCGGTTTGCCTGCTCCAGATCGCCATCGGCGTGGCGGTGGTGCTCTCGCACCTGGTTCCCGCGATTGCCGCTGTCCATCTCGCCGTGGCTCTGGGAATGATCGTCCTCGTCGGGAAGATGTGGGCCAGGGCCGCCGCGGCGGAGGGCGCTCCATGA
- the nrfD gene encoding NrfD/PsrC family molybdoenzyme membrane anchor subunit, whose translation MNTRDALEKSDRSRLYEELSRNSEVTTWKWFAAVLGFGGVFLFALGVAVYMMLTGVGVTGLCRPVFWGVMIILFVFWIGVSHSGTLISAILRVVGASWRAPVLRGAEAMTVFALMVGGLFPLLHLGRNWRFYYLIPYPSERGLWPNFRSPLLWDAVAINTYLIGSIAFLYVGMIPDLALARDRTTGWRKKLFTVLAAGFRGEHEEWRRYHVVSTLFALLIIPVAISVHSIVSWDFAMAKVPGWHSTIFAPYFVVGAIYSGIAGVITVMAVLRRVFRLDRVLTVQHFDNLGRLLLMMTMLWGYFYFSEFLTIWYGRGPEEWSVLSSYGKHFLPLFMTMLACNFLIPFPLLCIGKVRRSVPALVSIALIVNVGMWAERALIIVPSLARRNDPFIWHNYFPTWVEFSYIAGSLSLFCLLYVLFSKLFPIVAISDIKEQLFRTSARSIGSAEVSSIVHAEDEAETLAARTSDQGIVVLGLFPDVAAAARGSAGLQAMPLARERITTLSCVPLPPGAVVDNRGSIRFPWVVLAGWLAGAIGGLALSVLTYLDYPLITGGKAIISVPPTIIVTYEVAMLGALVTTLVAGFFSMRLRPFRRSKRISDPAIHDGMIAVCGLVEPGPQETMATEALRSAGATGIRSEGGML comes from the coding sequence GTGAACACGCGCGACGCACTCGAGAAGTCCGACCGGTCGCGCCTGTACGAGGAGCTCTCGCGCAACAGCGAGGTCACGACCTGGAAGTGGTTTGCCGCCGTCCTGGGCTTCGGGGGCGTCTTCCTGTTCGCGCTCGGCGTCGCCGTCTACATGATGCTGACCGGCGTCGGCGTCACGGGCCTTTGCCGCCCGGTCTTCTGGGGCGTGATGATCATCCTGTTCGTCTTCTGGATCGGGGTGTCGCACTCGGGCACGCTCATCTCGGCCATCCTTCGGGTCGTCGGCGCCAGCTGGCGGGCGCCCGTCCTGCGCGGCGCCGAGGCGATGACCGTCTTCGCCCTCATGGTCGGCGGTCTCTTTCCCCTCCTCCACCTGGGCCGCAACTGGCGTTTCTACTATCTGATCCCCTACCCCAGCGAGCGGGGGCTCTGGCCCAATTTCCGGTCGCCGCTTCTCTGGGACGCCGTGGCGATCAACACCTACCTGATCGGGAGCATCGCGTTCCTCTACGTCGGGATGATCCCCGACCTGGCGCTCGCCCGCGACCGCACCACCGGCTGGCGGAAGAAGCTCTTCACCGTGCTTGCCGCAGGCTTCCGGGGCGAGCACGAGGAATGGCGGCGCTACCACGTCGTCTCGACGCTGTTCGCGCTGCTCATCATCCCGGTCGCCATTTCGGTCCACTCGATCGTCAGCTGGGACTTCGCGATGGCCAAGGTGCCCGGCTGGCACAGCACCATCTTCGCCCCTTATTTCGTCGTGGGCGCCATCTACTCCGGCATTGCCGGCGTCATTACGGTCATGGCCGTCCTCCGGCGCGTCTTCCGGCTTGATCGGGTACTGACCGTGCAGCACTTCGACAACCTGGGACGCCTCCTGCTGATGATGACGATGCTGTGGGGCTACTTCTACTTCTCCGAGTTCCTCACGATCTGGTACGGCCGCGGTCCCGAGGAATGGTCGGTCCTCTCCTCCTACGGGAAGCATTTCCTTCCGCTGTTTATGACTATGCTCGCCTGCAACTTCCTCATCCCCTTCCCCCTGCTCTGCATCGGAAAGGTGCGCCGCAGCGTTCCCGCCCTCGTCTCGATCGCCCTCATCGTCAACGTGGGGATGTGGGCCGAGCGGGCGCTGATCATCGTCCCGTCGCTCGCCCGGCGGAACGACCCGTTCATCTGGCACAACTACTTCCCGACCTGGGTCGAGTTCTCCTACATCGCCGGGTCGCTCTCCCTCTTCTGCCTGCTCTACGTCCTCTTCTCGAAGCTGTTTCCGATTGTCGCGATCAGCGACATCAAGGAGCAGCTGTTCCGCACCAGCGCGCGGTCGATCGGAAGCGCCGAGGTTTCGTCGATCGTCCACGCCGAAGACGAGGCGGAAACGCTTGCGGCGCGCACGAGCGACCAGGGGATCGTCGTCCTGGGCCTGTTCCCCGACGTCGCGGCAGCGGCGCGGGGCAGCGCAGGGCTCCAGGCCATGCCGCTGGCTCGAGAGCGCATCACGACGCTTTCCTGTGTCCCGCTTCCGCCCGGGGCCGTCGTCGATAACCGTGGTTCGATCCGCTTCCCGTGGGTCGTCCTCGCCGGGTGGCTGGCCGGGGCTATCGGGGGGCTCGCGCTGTCCGTGCTCACGTATCTCGACTACCCGCTGATCACCGGCGGCAAGGCGATCATCTCCGTCCCGCCGACCATCATCGTCACCTACGAGGTCGCGATGCTCGGCGCGCTTGTGACCACCCTGGTCGCCGGCTTCTTCTCGATGCGACTCCGGCCGTTCCGTCGGTCGAAGCGGATCTCCGACCCGGCGATCCACGACGGCATGATTGCCGTCTGCGGTTTGGTCGAGCCGGGTCCCCAGGAGACGATGGCGACCGAAGCACTGCGCAGCGCCGGCGCGACCGGGATCCGAAGCGAGGGGGGAATGTTGTGA
- a CDS encoding cytochrome c3 family protein has product MRNAVALSALASVIVFLSLADGRGFAQSAQPVLFPHVVHVTGYRIDCRFCHIYATRANSAGIPSAEKCKVCHRVIATGNPEVQKVIRASKERKAIAWNRVAKLPDHVYFPHHKMVNAGVPCLFCHPGIDRATTAVQKRAFTMGWCMACHRQRGVSIDCLTCHK; this is encoded by the coding sequence ATGCGCAACGCAGTCGCACTTTCCGCCCTCGCATCGGTCATCGTTTTCCTGTCCCTCGCGGACGGCCGGGGGTTCGCCCAGTCCGCCCAGCCCGTCCTATTCCCGCACGTCGTCCACGTCACCGGCTACCGCATCGACTGCCGCTTCTGCCACATCTACGCGACCCGCGCCAATTCGGCCGGCATTCCGTCCGCCGAGAAATGCAAGGTCTGCCACCGGGTCATCGCGACAGGCAACCCCGAAGTGCAGAAGGTTATTCGGGCCTCGAAGGAAAGGAAGGCGATCGCCTGGAACCGCGTGGCGAAGCTGCCCGACCACGTCTACTTCCCCCACCACAAGATGGTCAACGCCGGCGTCCCGTGCCTCTTCTGTCATCCCGGGATCGACCGGGCGACCACCGCAGTGCAGAAGCGGGCGTTCACGATGGGGTGGTGCATGGCGTGCCACCGGCAGCGCGGCGTCTCCATCGACTGCTTGACCTGCCACAAGTGA
- a CDS encoding cytochrome C oxidase subunit IV family protein: MKEYRTYLIVWASLVVLTGLTMGVSYLRLGVGNAIVALAIASAKAALVGLYFMHLRRESALVRAFALAPLLFLALIIFGTLSDTLFRK; the protein is encoded by the coding sequence ATGAAGGAATACCGGACATACCTGATCGTCTGGGCCTCCCTGGTCGTCCTGACCGGCCTGACGATGGGCGTCTCCTACCTGCGGCTCGGGGTGGGCAACGCGATCGTGGCGCTCGCGATCGCATCCGCCAAGGCGGCGCTCGTCGGGCTTTACTTTATGCATCTCCGGCGGGAAAGCGCGCTGGTCCGTGCGTTCGCGCTGGCGCCGCTCCTGTTTCTCGCGCTCATCATCTTCGGCACGCTGTCGGACACGCTGTTCAGAAAGTAG
- a CDS encoding 4Fe-4S dicluster domain-containing protein translates to MSHGGGHKWGMVIDLDRCTGCNACMVACSAENNVPITSEDQAGKGRLMHWIRVNRYWQSGWPEPESVHIPVTCMHCQKAPCEPVCPVYATYHNEENLNAMVYNRCVGTRYCANNCPYSVRVFNWFDHKWEGPFDEQLNPDLSVRTRGVMEKCTFCIQRIRRAREQASGEGRPLRDGEAVPACVQTCPPGALVFGDLNDPDSAVSRQIKDLRRFRLMEHLGTEPSVTYLKRVKGGGA, encoded by the coding sequence ATGAGTCACGGCGGCGGACACAAGTGGGGCATGGTGATCGACCTCGACCGGTGCACCGGCTGCAATGCCTGCATGGTCGCCTGCAGCGCCGAGAACAATGTCCCGATTACCTCCGAGGATCAGGCCGGCAAGGGACGCCTGATGCACTGGATCCGCGTCAATCGCTACTGGCAGAGCGGCTGGCCCGAGCCCGAATCGGTCCACATTCCCGTCACCTGCATGCATTGCCAGAAGGCGCCGTGCGAGCCGGTCTGCCCGGTCTACGCGACCTACCACAACGAAGAGAACCTCAACGCGATGGTCTACAACCGCTGCGTCGGTACCCGATACTGCGCCAACAACTGCCCCTACTCCGTCCGCGTCTTCAACTGGTTCGACCACAAGTGGGAGGGCCCGTTCGACGAGCAGCTCAACCCCGACCTCTCCGTCCGGACGCGCGGCGTGATGGAAAAATGCACCTTCTGCATCCAGCGGATCCGGCGCGCCAGGGAGCAGGCCTCTGGCGAAGGTCGCCCGCTCCGCGACGGAGAAGCCGTCCCCGCCTGCGTCCAGACCTGCCCGCCGGGGGCGCTTGTCTTCGGCGATCTCAACGACCCCGACAGCGCGGTGTCCCGCCAGATCAAGGACCTGCGGCGTTTCCGGCTGATGGAGCACCTGGGAACCGAGCCGAGCGTGACCTACCTCAAACGGGTCAAGGGAGGAGGCGCGTGA